From Asterias rubens chromosome 3, eAstRub1.3, whole genome shotgun sequence, the proteins below share one genomic window:
- the LOC117288351 gene encoding uncharacterized protein C7orf31-like: MAAASVSGVPGPLGLHHYYKEHQGNDHLSRNFQSSELFTPYLVPQRPTVSSNRYKHHRDALEKTPKIPWGTAREYGGEGPVNLPEEHRPKNEPPPAVEKGHRHYGTGTDPYPRGLPVEQYYDLTLLKRSNTRSNDQLLPRPTEVDMTKIQIDKAFPAEHPYSSHMSRFAMFPSFSNTPDDYKTGEVAKSAGTLHPQMPASAYDVTINHKSKGTGDRYETQDLPLDSHKRPLSWPGDVFFQNRKTPTGGQQSFYPIPPKAVLPSHAPRHLDFSVHPRTANALRNVERSQWVTTYSKNFTGYGPANALRLDNFDEKVDMERRGGIENHSLRPRSYPTFMPPRPLEGRVSRLIGPNQCVRCVIKDGRIEYVPFSPKLEIEMDKVPEYKNLPTETQQSFQNPAVTDQWKKLQSAQHPDVQLGKLEELKQQASMEPLNSLPIITDEEKKEEGNYLKKMAERKEEELRELTKNTRWKQAETQQHHHDLRMLKRKVDFTTPILQSPVYYDTLHKIYTTKPPFYHDGDNPYEYDYVTPWDYHKTETLTDAYKLEAAMGEMARTRQNVDGPAANMNVQFAGSPGKNPYITPKYTQRQLMQGMPRLEASIAQKPAAQSSYTYSYSPDQVKSVATPDNSRYDLRELSKSLPNMYNSTSAGSTPKSVRINETAQVATGGGDTPLVVNNRTYRPSERLGGTSNSWSYPAFENPGSNPQVDARYFNPEGTRDPRLDWKPSSPFGHRPQTKLLKMQDSFTRTDTRQSYRKTFPETNPDLRDNIFTGKKHEFEGVNTCQWH; encoded by the exons GTACAAGCACCACCGGGATGCACTTGAGAAAACACCTAAGATACCATGGGGAACAGCGAGGGAGTACGGCGGGGAGGGACCCGTCAACCTCCCCGAGGAGCACCGCCCAAAGAATGAGCCCCCACCTGCTGTGGAGAAGGGTCATCGGCACTACGGCACAGGGACGGATCCGTACCCCAG GGGTCTCCCAGTTGAACAGTATTATGACTTGACATTGTTAAAAAGAAGTAACACCAGATCGAATGATCAGTT GTTGCCGAGACCCACAGAAGTCGACATGAC AAAAATTCAAATCGACAAAGCCTTCCCAGCCGAGCATCCCTACAGTTCACACATGTCACGGTTTGCAATGTTCCCGAGTTTCTCCAACACACCCGACGACTACAAGACCGGGGAAGTAGCTAAATCCGCCGGTACACTCCACCCCCAGATGCCCGCTAGTGCTTACGACGTGACAATCAACCACAAAAGCAAAG GTACTGGTGATAGATATGAGACTCAAGATCTTCCACTAGATTCACACAAGAGACCTTTGTCCTGGCCCGGTGATGTCTTCTTCcag AACCGGAAGACTCCGACCGGCGGCCAGCAGAGCTTCTACCCCATCCCACCCAAGGCTGTGCTCCCCTCCCACGCCCCAAGACACTTAGATTTTTCGGTCCACCCCCGTACCGCTAACGCACTGCGTAATGTCGAGCGCTCGCAGTGGGTTACCACATACTCTAAGAACTTCACTGGTTACGGGCCCGCTAATGCCCTGAGACTAGACAACTTCGACGAGAAGGTCGACATGGAGAGACGAGGGGGAATTGAGAACCATAGCCTA CGCCCACGGTCCTATCCTACCTTTATGCCACCTCGTCCCCTGGAAGGTCGTGTGTCCCGCCTGATCGGTCCCAACCAGTGCGTGAGAtgtgtcatcaaagatggccgTATCGAGTACGTTCCATTCTCGCCCAAGCTGGAGATTGAAATGGACAAG GTTCCCGAATACAAGAACCTTCCAACGGAGACGCAACAGTCCTTCCAGAACCCTGCCGTCACAGACCAATGGAAGAAGCTCCAGTCCGCCCAACATCCCGATGTACAGCTGGGCAAACTAGAAGAGCTGAAACAACAGGCCAGCATGGAACCCTTAAACTCCCTCCCCATCATTACCGACGAAGAGAAGAAAGAGGAAGGGAACTACTTGAAGAAGATGGCCGAGAGGAAGGAAGAGGAGCTACGGGAGCTGACTAAGAATACACGGTGGAAGCAAGCCGAGACGCAGCAGCATCACCACGACCTGAGGATGCTCAAACGCAAAGTGGATTTCACCACGCCTATCTTACAATCCCCCGTGTACTACGACACACTACATAAGATCTACACGACCAAGCCGCCATTTTACCACGACGGGGATAACCCTTACGAGTATGACTACGTCACGCCTTGGGACTACCACAAGACGGAGACACTGACGGACGCGTATAAACTCGAAGCCGCCATGGGAGAAATGGCGAGAACTCGCCAGAACGTAGACGGTCCAGCAGCGAACATGAATGTTCAATTCGCTGGCTCCCCTGGTAAGAACCCGTACATCACACCCAAGTACACGCAGAGACAATTGATGCAGGGGATGCCACGACTGGAGGCGTCTATAGCCCAGAAACCCGCAGCACAGTCTAGCTATACATACAGCTACAGCCCCGACCAGGTAAAATCTGTCGCCACACCCGACAACAGTAGATATGACCTCAGAGAACTGAGTAAGAGCCTTCCAAACATGTACAACAGCACGTCAGCTGGAAGCACACCCAAGTCAGTCCGCATCAACGAAACGGCACAGGTTGCCACCGGGGGTGGGGACACACCCCTCGTGGTCAATAATAGAACATACAGACCCAGTGAGAGACTGGGTGGTACGTCTAACTCCTGGAGCTACCCGGCTTTTGAGAACCCCGGTAGCAACCCCCAGGTGGACGCCCGGTACTTCAACCCGGAAGGAACGCGGGACCCCCGGCTGGATTGGAAGCCGAGCTCGCCGTTCGGGCATCGTCCCCAGACCAAGCTGTTGAAGATGCAGGATTCCTTCACGCGCACGGATACGAGACAGTCGTACCGGAAGACATTCCCGGAGACGAACCCTGACCTGAGAGACAATATCTTTACTGGCAAGAAACATGAATTTGAAGGAGTGAACACGTGCCAGTGGCACTAA